Part of the Citrus sinensis cultivar Valencia sweet orange chromosome 2, DVS_A1.0, whole genome shotgun sequence genome, ACCACAATTTACCTTGTTCTGACAACCTGCAATGGGTATACACATGTTGCTCCTAAAGCTCCAGAAAAAGTTCCGCATCCCAGTTGCACTAGAGGACCGGGCTCTACAAAAAGGTATAAAAAGCATTCAAAATGAAGGCAAATCTGAGACGGGAAATGATATAAGACTGAAGAAAAGATAAGTTTACCGCTGTCATGAAGAATGTACTTCTTGGACATTTCTTTGAAACTTTCATATGCAGCTAGATCAATCCCAGCATAAGGGATGATCCCAAGAAGTGAAGGAACAAGGCCTCTATAGAATGCACGGGGTCCCTCTTGAACCAATATATCTCTCGACATTGCCCCTATTTTTGGAACTTTTCCTCCTTCACAAACATAAGTTTGTAACCAGGTTTTCACAAGATCCATCGGATAAATGGCTGTCTGTGCCACGGCACCTGCCAACCCACCAGCGAAAAGGCGCCCTGAGGCACCGATATTGGTCTTCTCTTCATCCCCTTAAACTTTggcaattaattttttcaatctttCATAAGTGTAAAATTTGATAGCACTTTCAGGTGCCACTTTTAAGACATTCAATCCATTGCCTCGAAAAAACCGCAAGATACCTCCATCCCTCCATATATCCCTTATTGCTGGCATAATATGAGCTCTTGTTGTTTGTACTTGCAAAACAACCTTTAGACGATCAAGAGGAGCAGTTGCTGTCCGAGATGTTGCTCCAGCAACTCCTCCAGCAATCAAATATCGATTTGCATGCACATGCTTACTGATACCCTCAGGTATGGCAGCCTGTTCCCCAATATCAACAAGACACACCCTTTCTAAGTAATGATAAATGTTCTCCATAGTTGCCTCATGAGGATACAACAGAAGAAAGTCCCCCCACTCTTCAAATGTTATAACTCCATTATTATCCTTATCCAC contains:
- the LOC127900461 gene encoding LOW QUALITY PROTEIN: calcium-dependent mitochondrial ATP-magnesium/phosphate carrier protein 3-like (The sequence of the model RefSeq protein was modified relative to this genomic sequence to represent the inferred CDS: inserted 1 base in 1 codon; substituted 1 base at 1 genomic stop codon); its protein translation is MATQQSNGSNPVKKAGTSVTMEHVLLALGESKEERDQRIRALFNFFYVNNSGYLDYAKIEAGLSSLNIPSEYKYARDLLNVCDSNQDGXVDYQEFRRYMDDKELELYRIFQAIDVEHNGGILPEELYHALVKAGIEIDDEELATFVERVDKDNNGVITFEEWGDFLLLYPHEATMENIYHYLERVCLVDIGEQAAIPEGISKHVHANRYLIAGGVAGATSRTATAPLDRLKVVLQVQTTRAHIMPAIRDIWRDGGILRFFRGNGLNVLKVAPESAIKFYTYERLKKLIAKVXGDEEKTNIGASGRLFAGGLAGAVAQTAIYPMDLVKTWLQTYVCEGGKVPKIGAMSRDILVQEGPRAFYRGLVPSLLGIIPYAGIDLAAYESFKEMSKKYILHDSEPGPLVQLGCGTFSGALGATCVYPLQVVRTRMQAQRMNTESAYTGMSNVFKRTFKSEGLRGFYKGLFPNLLKVVPSASITYMVYEAMKKSLELEY